One window of the Cryptomeria japonica chromosome 7, Sugi_1.0, whole genome shotgun sequence genome contains the following:
- the LOC131856535 gene encoding uncharacterized protein LOC131856535 has protein sequence MAQPDYTGEVNGAEQTQYTASAKSWIDQVKSSFDPSYKRWQVSETVCIYRMIEAIRISKPEAYDPLVISLGPYHHKNNKFPMMDQYKMEAIHRLSYAEEKNDNDKVCLNPVFQSKGRDNSLCSAILTDFIKLENQIPLFILTTLLELELKSPDLATTKLATMLSAIRIFNGSPFSYGLSEDSKEVLKKHLNKAPCHLLDLYGMVIRDFLAYPSAESGTAVECDDSVSYNINNGRGQCVPHITDERRSNPRAELLHKAGIEFQPGQLKFEKRLFGRGTFYLPQIKISVTTETRLRNLMAYEQCSYTLLRFLDNLIDSERDVSLLRKSFVIRSWAGSNEDIARMFNRLWDGITFSSSGEIDMIMKKARGHYNDQWKVLTNEFKQENCSKPWYVVPIVAAVLILGMTAVQTIYSVGK, from the exons ATGGCTCAACCAGACTATACTGGGGAAGTAAATGGAGCAGAGCAAACACAATACACTGCTTCAGCTAAATCATGGATTGACCAAGTAAAAAGTAGCTTCGACCCTTCTTATAAAAGGTGGCAAGTATCAGAAACTGTTTGTATTTATAGGATGATTGAAGCCATAAGGATTTCTAAACCGGAAGCTTATGATCCTTTGGTCATATCGTTGGGGCCTTACcatcacaaaaataataaattTCCCATGATGGATCAATATAAAATGGAAGCAATCCATAGACT AAGCTATGCCGAagaaaaaaatgataatgataaagtTTGCTTAAATCCTGTTTTTCAAAGTAAAGGACGAGACAACTCATTGTGTTCTGCTATATTAACTGATTTTATAAAATTAGAAAACCAGATTCCTCTATTTATTCTTACAACTCTACTTGAATTAGAATTGAAAAGCCCCGATCTTGCAACAACAAAGCTAGCTACAATGTTGAGTGCCATCAGAATCTTTAACGGGTCTCCTTTCTCTTACGGATTATCAGAGGATTCTAAAGAAGTTCTGAAGAAGCATTTAAACAAGGCTCCATGCCATCTTTTGGATCTGTATGGAATGGTGATTAGAGATTTCTTAGCATATCCAAGTGCAGAATCAGGTACTGCTGTTGAATGTGACGACTCTGTTAGCTACAATATCAACAATGGCAGGGGACAGTGTGTGCCGCACATAACTGATGAGAGAAGGTCTAATCCTCGGGCCGAATTATTACACAAAGCAGGCATCGAATTTCAGCCGGGCCAATTGAAATTTGAAAAGAGATTGTTTGGAAGAGGTACGTTTTACCTCCCTCAAATCAAAATCTCGGTGACCACAGAAACAAGGTTGCGGAACTTGATGGCTTATGAACAGTG TAGTTACACATTATTACGTTTCTTAGATAATTTAATCGATTCCGAGAGAGACGTTTCTTTACTTCGAAAATCTTTTGTAATTAGAAGTTGGGCGGGCAGCAATGAAGATATAGCTCGCATGTTCAACCGTCTTTGGGATGGAATCACATTTAGTTCGAGTGGAGAAATTGACATGATAATGAAAAAGGCTAGAGGACATTATAACGATCAATGGAAGGTGTTGACAAACGAGTTCAAGCAAGAAAATTGTTCAAAGCCGTGGTATGTTGTCCCTATTGTGGCGGCGGTACTTATTTTGGGTATGACGGCTGTGCAAACAATCTACTCAGTGGGGAAGTAG